From a single Thermoplasmata archaeon genomic region:
- a CDS encoding SDR family oxidoreductase has protein sequence MTEERTAIVTGASSGIGRAVALRLGAKGMRIALVARRKERLAEAAKVVEARGGEAMAIPGDVRDAKLAKTVVESVMENWKRLDVLVNNAGIGKYAPVEDLSEASLREQFETNVVAPFLFTKAAVPIMKRQKSGQIVNIGSVVGLVGSARGTAYIGTKWALRGMNECWREELYPHGIKVAYLAPGYVISEFGGRKEDMNLPEAEWALTPDDVARAVEFVVDQGPNSDVKEIVVQVRDRS, from the coding sequence ATGACGGAGGAACGGACGGCGATTGTCACCGGAGCGTCGAGCGGAATCGGGCGAGCCGTTGCCCTGCGTCTCGGCGCCAAGGGCATGCGAATCGCCCTCGTCGCGCGCCGCAAAGAGAGGCTTGCCGAGGCCGCCAAGGTTGTCGAGGCGCGTGGCGGCGAGGCGATGGCAATCCCGGGCGACGTGCGCGACGCGAAGCTCGCGAAGACCGTCGTCGAATCGGTGATGGAAAACTGGAAGCGCCTCGATGTCCTCGTGAACAACGCGGGCATCGGGAAGTATGCGCCCGTGGAGGATCTCTCCGAAGCCTCGCTCCGCGAGCAGTTCGAGACCAACGTGGTCGCGCCATTCCTGTTCACGAAGGCTGCGGTCCCGATCATGAAGAGGCAGAAGTCGGGGCAAATTGTCAACATCGGTTCCGTGGTCGGTCTCGTGGGCAGCGCGCGGGGAACTGCCTACATCGGGACCAAATGGGCGTTGCGGGGGATGAACGAATGCTGGCGCGAGGAGCTCTATCCGCACGGGATCAAGGTCGCCTACCTTGCCCCCGGTTACGTGATCTCCGAGTTTGGCGGTCGGAAGGAGGACATGAACCTCCCCGAGGCGGAGTGGGCCCTCACACCCGATGACGTCGCGCGGGCTGTGGAGTTCGTCGTGGACCAAGGGCCTAACTCGGACGTCAAGGAGATCGTGGTCCAGGTGCGCGACCGTAGCTGA